One Melitaea cinxia chromosome 17, ilMelCinx1.1, whole genome shotgun sequence genomic region harbors:
- the LOC123661468 gene encoding transmembrane protein 209, with protein sequence MGGLDCERSNHDISIILCTAITVGTESSIPRSNLVQRTIELNYMNKKRSNSLKWIIVNAIFLIIFAYDLSCKCPGYTSFLHYVELICTGILAANLVQYAISMVPRRVPKLPLSTDQQKLLGLSSADLDSSFVLTQSDHSCIRPSESDSESWPVSDADLSLSPRTWRAAPSSPHSQHSPHSQHSPHSQHSPHSQHSPHSPHSPHSPHSPHSPPSPAPSPPHARDQFIADHGSLSAYLRHCEDSARAEAAGEGAAPPRVAPPPVYQLSAPDDGHSKLEESSPQGSPQVWWRLDLDPQRLTQWNLNLRLWIHVTILERLVRWLRAADALAPLLPFLEPFPDQRYVVRRIAELAQGGCLSNYRWDRGGPEWDASKPTDAELVLHLFAAYLDGQLAGGGARPFSAEHVREAGAGGRGAAVLRVGARPPHYALALGGETLDVGRGRNNLLHTLLLFLAAAARADPPALARTHLGRAGLNMLWIIGR encoded by the exons atgggTGGTCTAGATTGCGAGCGCTCGAATCACGACATTTCAATTATACTTTGTACAGCAATTACCGTAGGCACGGA GTCTTCGATTCCGCGCTCAAACCTCGTTCAACGAACTATagaattaaattatatgaataaGAAACGTTCAAATTCTTTAAAATGGATTATAGTAAATGccatatttttgataatatttgctTATGACCT gtCCTGTAAGTGTCCAGGATATACTTCATTTTTACACTATGTAGAACTCATTTGCACTGGAATATTGGCTGCTAACTTGGTGCAGTATGCCATATCTATGGTGCCCAGAAGGGTACCTAAGCTACCTCTCTCAACTGATCAACAGAAATTGCTCGGATTATCCAGTGCAGATTTAG ATTCATCCTTTGTTTTGACACAAAGTGATCACTCTTGCATTCGGCCGAGCGAGAGCGATAGCGAGAGCTGGCCAGTGTCTGACGCCGACCTGTCGCTGTCGCCGCGCACATGGCGCGCGGCGCCGTCCTCTCCTCACTCCCAGCACTCACCTCACTCCCAACACTCACCTCACTCCCAACACTCACCTCACTCCCAACACTCTCCTCACTCCCCGCACTCTCCTCACTCCCCTCACTCGCCGCACTCCCCGCCCTCGCCCGCACCCTCCCCGCCGCACGCGCGCGACCAGTTCATCGCCGACCACGGCTCGCTGTCCGCCTACCTGCGCCACTGCGAGGACAGCGCGCGCGCCGAGGCGGCCGGCGAAGGCGCCGCCCCCCCGCGCGTCGCGCCTCCGCCCGTCTACCAGCTCTCCGCCCCCGACGACG GTCACAGTAAACTCGAGGAGAGCTCGCCGCAGGGGTCTCCTCAGGTGTGGTGGCGGCTCGACCTCGACCCCCAGCGCCTCACCCAGTGGAACCTCAATCTGCGCCTG TGGATCCACGTGACGATCCTGGAGCGGCTGGTGCGCTGGCTGCGCGCGGCGGA CGCGCTGGCGCCGCTGCTGCCCTTCCTCGAGCCCTTCCCCGACCAGCGCTACGTGGTGCGCCGCATCGCGG AGCTAGCGCAGGGCGGCTGCCTGAGCAACTACCGCTGGGACCGCGGCGGCCCCGAGTGGGACGCGTCCAAGCCCACGGACGCGGAGCTCGTGCTGCACCTGTTCGCCGCGTACCTGGACGGGCAGctggcgggcggcggcgcgcggccctTCAGCGCGGAGCACGTGCGCGAggcgggcgcgggcgggcgcggcgccgccGTGCTGCGCGTGGGCGCGCGGCCGCCGCACTACGCGCTGGCGCTGGGCGGCGAGACGCTGGACGTGGGCCGCGGCCGCAACAACCTGCTGCACACGCTGCTGCTGTTCctggcggcggcggcgcgcgccgaCCCGCCCGCGCTGGCGCGCACGCACCTCGGCCGCGCCGGCCTCAACATGCTGTGGATCATCGGCCGCTGA